The Aulosira sp. FACHB-615 nucleotide sequence TTAGAGCTAATTAAACAACTGACGAAATCAGCAATAACTGATTTACGGGAGAATTAAACATCGTACATGAGACATTCTAAAGCGTCTGGATGGGTATCACAGAAGCTTTCTAGAGAAGTTTTCCGGTGTTTTGCTTGTTGTTGATGCGCTTTTTCCGCTTGTAATTCTTCAACGATATCCCAAGCTACAGCACAGTTAGGAGAGCCATCGCCATTGGTTTCACAAGTTGAACGAGCTTCGGAGATGGCTTCTAAAATTGCTTGCTCGATGGTTTTAGAGCCATTTTGCTCAGATTGCTGTACGGTATCGAATCTGTCGTAGGTTGCTGTCATGATAAATCTAC carries:
- a CDS encoding Calvin cycle protein CP12; translation: MTATYDRFDTVQQSEQNGSKTIEQAILEAISEARSTCETNGDGSPNCAVAWDIVEELQAEKAHQQQAKHRKTSLESFCDTHPDALECLMYDV